AATTCAGATTAAAGCCATAAGAACCCGGGCTATACCGTAAGAAACAGGTTTATACAGGAATAGAAGGTCAGTTTGTTAAGGTCAGTTTGTAGCCTGAAATGTTAACTCCGTAATAAGTAACTTCATAAATAGTGACAAATGTATAGTAAGAGTTGGTAATTTAAGTTAGCAGATTTGAGAATTACAGGTTAATATTCAGCACTTAAATTGTAAAAACGAAAAAGAATCTACAAATTAAAATGATTTTATAACTCGGATTCGGTATTGAAATAACCTTAAATATTCTTATGTCTAACAATGTAATGTTTTTACATTATTCCTTTATTGAGATAAAAATAGAGTGAAAAGTAAAAAATTGTAAGCAGGCAGAAATTTGATTAAATGTTTGCTTTCCTTTGCACGTGTCTGGACTTACATGAGAGCAGGAGGATAACTTTTGGCTAATTCTTCAAAAGATGTGGATAGCAGCCTTAAGAGCACAGTTAAACCCAGGTACCTTATTCTGGGTAGCGGTAGTATTGGTTTTGCGCTTGCAAAAGAGCTCAGGGAAAGCAATAAGCTTGTAATCATTGTAGATAACGACGAAGCCAAGGTTGAGACTCTCAGAGAAGAAGGCTTTGAAACCATTCTTGGAGATATCTCTGACCCCGAGCTCGTTAATAGTATTGACCTTAAAAATGTCGTTGCAATACTCTTCCTGAGTTCCAATAATGAGGCTAACAGGAAAGGAATTGAAAACTTTAAAAAAGTAGTAAACCCGGATATCCAGATATTTTCCCGCGCCTCGGATATCATCAATAAAGAAAAGATGGAAGGGCTGGGTTCCGATCACGTTTTTATGCCCTCCAAGCTTGTTGCCAGCTCCCTTTCCCGTTCCCTTGAGAGAGCGGAGTCAGTCCACAGGGGCAACAGGCTTGCCAGATGGCTGAAAGGGATCAGGGAGAAAAAACTTGCTATCGTAATCCACGACAACCCTGACCCGGATGCGATATCCAGTGGGCTTGCTTTAAAGGAAATTGCAAAAAGCCTTGGGGTTGAGGCAAATATCCTCTACCACGGAAGGATCGGACATCAGGAAAACAAGGCTTTTGTAAACCTTCTCGGGATTGACCTTGGCAAGATGGAAGAGCATGACTTGAAGAACTTTGATGAAATTGCTCTGATAGACTGCTCAATCCCCGGTGTTAATAATATGGTTCCCCTTAACTCATATGTAGGCATCGTGATAGATCACCACCCACCCGGAGAAACCGAGATAAAAGCTGATTACATAGACATCCGGCCTAACTTCGGAGCAACAGCTACTATCATGACAAAGTACCTGCAGCAGCTAAATATCAATATATCGAAGACTCTCGCAACGGCTTTACTTTATGGAATCAGGACTGACACGCAGGACTTCAAGCGGAAAACTGACCCTGCAGATCTCTCAGCTGCTTCTTACCTCTATCCACTTTCGAATCATGGGATACTGGACCAGCTAGAGCAGCCTTCGATGGCTATTGAGACTCTTGAGGTGCTCGGGGAAGCCATCAGAAACCGTCAGGTACTCGGGAGTTACCTTCTCTCAAATGTAGGGAACATCCGCGATAGGGATACTCTTCCTCAGGCTGCAGATTACCTCCTGAGCCTTGAAGGAATCTCCACAACTGTTGTCTTTGGGGTCACTGAGGAACGCATCTTTATCTCGGGGCGCAGCAACGATATAAGGGTCAACCTGGGAGAGATTATGCGCCAGGCCTTTGGAGAAGATGCCGGGGGGCATGC
The Methanosarcina sp. WWM596 DNA segment above includes these coding regions:
- a CDS encoding DHH family phosphoesterase, with the protein product MANSSKDVDSSLKSTVKPRYLILGSGSIGFALAKELRESNKLVIIVDNDEAKVETLREEGFETILGDISDPELVNSIDLKNVVAILFLSSNNEANRKGIENFKKVVNPDIQIFSRASDIINKEKMEGLGSDHVFMPSKLVASSLSRSLERAESVHRGNRLARWLKGIREKKLAIVIHDNPDPDAISSGLALKEIAKSLGVEANILYHGRIGHQENKAFVNLLGIDLGKMEEHDLKNFDEIALIDCSIPGVNNMVPLNSYVGIVIDHHPPGETEIKADYIDIRPNFGATATIMTKYLQQLNINISKTLATALLYGIRTDTQDFKRKTDPADLSAASYLYPLSNHGILDQLEQPSMAIETLEVLGEAIRNRQVLGSYLLSNVGNIRDRDTLPQAADYLLSLEGISTTVVFGVTEERIFISGRSNDIRVNLGEIMRQAFGEDAGGHANAAGAQIPLGVFSSTKDRQTLLRLVNEAVVKRFLSAVGVESTGE